From a single Brassica oleracea var. oleracea cultivar TO1000 chromosome C5, BOL, whole genome shotgun sequence genomic region:
- the LOC106343661 gene encoding probable receptor-like protein kinase At5g47070 isoform X2 codes for MKCFFFSGGDKKDEHKTPNVSLTSNFSDRDINRSGSEFNSRDVSGTSTESSMGRRNSYPPTMSTRASNLREFSITDLKAATKNFSRSVMIGEGGFGCVYRGTVRSLEDPSIKIEVAVKQLGKRGLQGHKEWVTEVNFLGVVEHTNLVKLLGYCAEDDERGIQRLLVYEYMPNRSVEFHLSPRSLTILTWDLRLRIAQDAARGLTYLHEQMEFQIIFRDFKSSNILLDENWKAKLSDFGLARLGPSEGLTHVSTDVVGTMGYAAPEYIQTGRLTYKSDVWGYGVFVYELITGRKPVDRNKPKGEQKLLEWVRPYLSDTRKFNLILDPRLEGKYPLKSVQKLAVVANRCLVRNPKARPKMSEVLEMVNKIVEAPSCSGTSPQLVPLKSLETSRDAGGKKKRGLENGGGEGGWFGKLWNPKTIRAC; via the exons ATGAAGTGTTTCTTCTTCTCTGGAGGGGACAAGAAAGACGAACACAAGACCCCTAATGTCTCACTGACCTCCAACTTCTCTGACCGCGACATTAACCGAAGCGGGTCAGAGTTCAACTCTCGAGACGTCTCTGGCACGAGCACGGAGTCTTCCATGGGGAGGAGGAACTCGTACCCTCCTACAATGTCTACTAGAGCTAGTAATCTGAGAGAGTTCAGCATCACTGATCTCAAGGCTGCAACAAAGAACTTCAGCAGGTCTGTTATGATTGGAGAAGGCGGTTTCGGTTGTGTCTACAGGGGAACAGTTAGGAGTTTAGAAGATCCGTCTATCAAAATCGAAGTTGCTGTTAAGCAGCTTGGTAAAAGAGGGTTACAG GGGCATAAAGAATGGGTTACTGAGGTTAACTTTCTTGGTGTGGTTGAGCATACAAACTTGGTGAAGTTGCTTGGCTATTGTGCAGAAGATGATGAGCGTGGGATCCAACGGCTTTTGGTTTATGAATACATGCCAAACCGAAGCGTTGAGTTCCACTTATCTCCTCGGTCACTCACCATCCTTACTTGGGATCTCAGGTTGAGAATAGCTCAAGATGCAGCTCGTGGTTTAACATACCTTCACGAACAAATGGAGTTTCAG ATAATATTCAGAGATTTTAAGTCATCGAACATTCTTTTGGATGAGAACTGGAAAGCAAAGCTCTCTGACTTTGGTTTGGCTCGTTTAGGTCCATCTGAAGGACTAACTCATGTTTCTACTGAT GTTGTAGGTACAATGGGTTATGCAGCTCCTGAGTATATTCAAACAGGTCGTCTCACATACAAAAGCGATGTGTGGGGTTATGGAGTGTTCGTCTACGAGCTCATCACAGGGAGGAAACCAGTTGATAGGAACAAACCTAAGGGAGAGCAGAAGCTTCTAGAATGGGTGAGACCTTATCTATCCGACACAAGGAAGTTCAACCTCATATTAGACCCGAGGCTAGAAGGGAAGTACCCTCTCAAATCAGTTCAGAAGCTAGCGGTTGTGGCCAACAGGTGTTTAGTTAGAAACCCAAAGGCACGTCCCAAGATGAGTGAAGTGTTGGAGATGGTGAACAAGATTGTGGAAGCGCCTTCATGTAGCGGTACTAGCCCGCAGCTAGTTCCGTTGAAGAGTTTGGAGACTTCTAGAGACGCTGGAGGGAAAAAGAAGAGGGGTTTAGAGAACGGTGGTGGTGAAGGAGGTTGGTTTGGTAAGTTATGGAACCCAAAGACAATAAGAGCTTGTTGA
- the LOC106343661 gene encoding probable receptor-like protein kinase At5g47070 isoform X1: MEKRRWYSLFSTMKCFFFSGGDKKDEHKTPNVSLTSNFSDRDINRSGSEFNSRDVSGTSTESSMGRRNSYPPTMSTRASNLREFSITDLKAATKNFSRSVMIGEGGFGCVYRGTVRSLEDPSIKIEVAVKQLGKRGLQGHKEWVTEVNFLGVVEHTNLVKLLGYCAEDDERGIQRLLVYEYMPNRSVEFHLSPRSLTILTWDLRLRIAQDAARGLTYLHEQMEFQIIFRDFKSSNILLDENWKAKLSDFGLARLGPSEGLTHVSTDVVGTMGYAAPEYIQTGRLTYKSDVWGYGVFVYELITGRKPVDRNKPKGEQKLLEWVRPYLSDTRKFNLILDPRLEGKYPLKSVQKLAVVANRCLVRNPKARPKMSEVLEMVNKIVEAPSCSGTSPQLVPLKSLETSRDAGGKKKRGLENGGGEGGWFGKLWNPKTIRAC; this comes from the exons A TGGAGAAACGTAGGTGGTATAGTCTCTTCTCGACAATGAAGTGTTTCTTCTTCTCTGGAGGGGACAAGAAAGACGAACACAAGACCCCTAATGTCTCACTGACCTCCAACTTCTCTGACCGCGACATTAACCGAAGCGGGTCAGAGTTCAACTCTCGAGACGTCTCTGGCACGAGCACGGAGTCTTCCATGGGGAGGAGGAACTCGTACCCTCCTACAATGTCTACTAGAGCTAGTAATCTGAGAGAGTTCAGCATCACTGATCTCAAGGCTGCAACAAAGAACTTCAGCAGGTCTGTTATGATTGGAGAAGGCGGTTTCGGTTGTGTCTACAGGGGAACAGTTAGGAGTTTAGAAGATCCGTCTATCAAAATCGAAGTTGCTGTTAAGCAGCTTGGTAAAAGAGGGTTACAG GGGCATAAAGAATGGGTTACTGAGGTTAACTTTCTTGGTGTGGTTGAGCATACAAACTTGGTGAAGTTGCTTGGCTATTGTGCAGAAGATGATGAGCGTGGGATCCAACGGCTTTTGGTTTATGAATACATGCCAAACCGAAGCGTTGAGTTCCACTTATCTCCTCGGTCACTCACCATCCTTACTTGGGATCTCAGGTTGAGAATAGCTCAAGATGCAGCTCGTGGTTTAACATACCTTCACGAACAAATGGAGTTTCAG ATAATATTCAGAGATTTTAAGTCATCGAACATTCTTTTGGATGAGAACTGGAAAGCAAAGCTCTCTGACTTTGGTTTGGCTCGTTTAGGTCCATCTGAAGGACTAACTCATGTTTCTACTGAT GTTGTAGGTACAATGGGTTATGCAGCTCCTGAGTATATTCAAACAGGTCGTCTCACATACAAAAGCGATGTGTGGGGTTATGGAGTGTTCGTCTACGAGCTCATCACAGGGAGGAAACCAGTTGATAGGAACAAACCTAAGGGAGAGCAGAAGCTTCTAGAATGGGTGAGACCTTATCTATCCGACACAAGGAAGTTCAACCTCATATTAGACCCGAGGCTAGAAGGGAAGTACCCTCTCAAATCAGTTCAGAAGCTAGCGGTTGTGGCCAACAGGTGTTTAGTTAGAAACCCAAAGGCACGTCCCAAGATGAGTGAAGTGTTGGAGATGGTGAACAAGATTGTGGAAGCGCCTTCATGTAGCGGTACTAGCCCGCAGCTAGTTCCGTTGAAGAGTTTGGAGACTTCTAGAGACGCTGGAGGGAAAAAGAAGAGGGGTTTAGAGAACGGTGGTGGTGAAGGAGGTTGGTTTGGTAAGTTATGGAACCCAAAGACAATAAGAGCTTGTTGA